The sequence ACAGTTCCTGCGTAATCGCAGCCTGACGGGCTTTGTTGTACACCAGTTGCAGATCGTCGATCAGGTTGCCTGCGTTGTCGGTTGCGGACTTCATTGCAACCATACGGGCGGCCTGTTCAGACGCGGCATTTTCAACTACACCCTGATAAACCTGAGATTCGACGTAGCGAACCAGCAGCTTATCCAGCAGAGCTTTCGGATCGGGCTCATAGATATAATCCCAAGCGTGAGCTCGTTTTTGGGTGTCATCTTTTGGCAACGGCAGAAGCTGATCGATCACCGGATCCTGCTTCATGGTGTTCACAAACTTGTTGTACACCACGTACAGGCGGTCCAGCTTGCCCTCGTTGTAGGCATCCAGCATTACCTTCACAGAACCAATCAGGTCAGTGAGGCTGGGGGCGTCGCCCAGGCCAGTGGCCTGTGCAGTAACGTCACCACCAAAGCTCTGGAAGAATCCTGCGCCTTTGGAACCGATGGCTGCGTAGGACACAGTCGCGCCCTTCTCAGTCCATTCGGTGGCGGCTTTCACCACCTGCTTGAACATGTTGATGTTCAAACCACCACACAGTCCGCGGTCGGTGGAAACGACGATAAAACCGACGTTCTTCACCTCACGCTCTTCCAGGTATGGATGCTTATATTCCAGAGAGCCCTGCGCTACGTGACCAATCACCTTTCGCATATTCTCTGCGTAGGGACGGCTGGCGTGCATGCGATCCTGCGCTTTACGCATTTTCGAAGCAGCCACCATCTCCATGGCAGAAGTGATCTTCTGAGTGTTTTTTACACTCGCGATCTTGGTACGGATCTCTTTAGCGCCGGCCATCTTCTATCTCCCCCTGTTACCAGGTTTGAGTCGCTACGAACTTGTCCAGAGCAGCTTGCAGCTGAGATTCGATGTCGGAGTTGTAGTCTCCGGTATCGTTGATCAGCTTCAGCAGGTCAGCATGTTCGGCGTTCACGTAGGAGAGCAGAGCCGCTTCGAAGTCACCAATCTTGTTAACTGGTACGGAAGACAGGAAGCCTTTCTCTGCAGAGAAGATGACAACGGCCTGGTCAGCCACGCTCAGAGGCGCGTACTGCTTCTGCTTCATCAGCTCGGTAACGCGCTCACCATGCTCCAGCTGGGCACGGGTGGCGTCATCCAGGTCAGATGAGAACTGAGCAAAGGCCGCCAGTTCGCGGTACTGTGCCAGTGCGGTACGAATACCACCGGACAGCTTCTTGATGATCTTGGTCTGCGCGGAACCACCTACACGGGATACGGAGATACCGGGGTTTACCGCAGGACGCAGGCCGGCGTTAAACAGGTCGGTTTCCAGGAAGATCTGACCATCGGTAATGGAGATCACGTTGGTAGGTACGAACGCAGATACGTCACCAGCCTGGGTTTCAATGATTGGCAGAGCGGTCAGAGAGCCGGTCTGTCCTTTCACTTCACCGTTGGTGAAACGCTCAACATAGTTGGCGTTTACGCGGGCTGCACGCTCCAGCAGACGGCTGTGGAGGTAGAATACGTCACCTGGGAAGGCTTCACGGCCTGGAGGACGACGCAGCAGCAGGGAGATCTGACGATAAGCTACGGCCTGCTTGGACAGGTCATCGTAGATGATCAGAGAATCTTCACCGCGGTCACGGAAGAACTCACCCATGGTACAACCGGAGTAGGGGGCCAGGTACTGCAGAGCAGCCGCTTCAGAAGCGGAGGCAACCACTACGATGGTGTTCTTCAGGGCATCATGCTCTTCCAGCTTGCGCACTACGTTGGCGATGGTGGAGGCCTTCTGGCCAATCGCAACGTACACACACTTAATGCCGGAGTCTTTCTGGTTGATGATGGCGTCAACGGCCATCGCAGTCTTACCAGTCTGACGGTCA is a genomic window of Ferrimonas sp. YFM containing:
- the atpA gene encoding F0F1 ATP synthase subunit alpha gives rise to the protein MQLNSTEISELIKQRIEKFNVVNEARNEGTIVSVSDGIIRIHGLADVMQGEMIELPGNRYAIALNLERDSVGAVVMGPYADLAEGVKVKSTGRILEVPVGRGLLGRVVNTLGEPIDGKGPIEAEGFGPVEVIAPGVIDRQSVSQPVQTGYKSVDSMIPIGRGQRELIIGDRQTGKTAMAVDAIINQKDSGIKCVYVAIGQKASTIANVVRKLEEHDALKNTIVVVASASEAAALQYLAPYSGCTMGEFFRDRGEDSLIIYDDLSKQAVAYRQISLLLRRPPGREAFPGDVFYLHSRLLERAARVNANYVERFTNGEVKGQTGSLTALPIIETQAGDVSAFVPTNVISITDGQIFLETDLFNAGLRPAVNPGISVSRVGGSAQTKIIKKLSGGIRTALAQYRELAAFAQFSSDLDDATRAQLEHGERVTELMKQKQYAPLSVADQAVVIFSAEKGFLSSVPVNKIGDFEAALLSYVNAEHADLLKLINDTGDYNSDIESQLQAALDKFVATQTW
- the atpG gene encoding F0F1 ATP synthase subunit gamma; this encodes MAGAKEIRTKIASVKNTQKITSAMEMVAASKMRKAQDRMHASRPYAENMRKVIGHVAQGSLEYKHPYLEEREVKNVGFIVVSTDRGLCGGLNINMFKQVVKAATEWTEKGATVSYAAIGSKGAGFFQSFGGDVTAQATGLGDAPSLTDLIGSVKVMLDAYNEGKLDRLYVVYNKFVNTMKQDPVIDQLLPLPKDDTQKRAHAWDYIYEPDPKALLDKLLVRYVESQVYQGVVENAASEQAARMVAMKSATDNAGNLIDDLQLVYNKARQAAITQELSEICAGAAAV